Sequence from the Streptomyces sp. R33 genome:
GGTCTCCGCCGGATGCAGGCTGGGCAGGACGTCCACCACCGCCTCCGCACTCGGGGTCGCCTCCACGTCGATCCCGACGGGCACCCCCGCGAACGCGAGGTACGCCAGGTCGTCACTGTGCGAGAGCGAGAACTGCACCGCGCCTCCCGCCACCGCCGGCCGCCCGTGCGGGCCGTCGCAGCACGGGCAGTCCTCCCGGACCAGGACGACGTCCTGCGGGGCCAGCCCGAGGTAGCCGCCGAGCAGCACCCGCAGCCCGACGTGGGAGGCGAGGTAGCGGCGGCGGTCCTCGGCCCGCAGCAGCCGCCCGGCCCGGTCCCGCTCGCTCGCGTCCAGGATCGCCGTGGCCCCGTCGATGCGGTGGCCGCCGACCACGTCGAGGGTCGTGTCCAGGGACCACACCGTCACGGCCGTCCCCGTCGGGACCTCGCCGGTCCGCTGCGGGTCCTCGCCGAGTCGGTTCACGTACGTACTCACCCGACGAGGGTAGACCAGGCGTTCGAGGCGGCCCTGGTTAACCTCTTCGTCTCGCCGATCAGTTGATCAGTCGTTCAAGGGAGCTTCAGATGCGAAGTGCCGCCGTCACGCCGGAAGATGACCGGATCCGCTGGGTCGAGCTGCCGGGCGAGGAACCCGCCCGTGTGTACGTGCACGGGCTGGGATCGACCTCGCCCGCCTACTTCGCCGCGAGCGCCGTGCACCCGCTCCTCGCGGGCCGCCGCTCGCTGCTGGTCGACCTGCTGGGGCACGGGCACAGCGACCGGCCCGAGGGTTTCCCGTACACCCTCGAGGCGCACGCCGACACCCTGGCGGCCGCTCTGGATGCGGCCGGTGCGACCGGCGTGGAGCTGATCGCCCACAGCATGGGCGGCGCTGTGGCCATCGTGCTCGCCCACCGGCACCCCCGCCTGGTCTCCCGGCTGGTGCTGGTCGACGCCAACCTGGACCCGGTGCCGGTCGTCCCGCGCACCGCCGGCAGCAGCGGGATCGCCTCCTACACCGAGGAGGAGTTCCTGGCCGGCGGCTGGGCCGAGGTGCGCGACCGGGTCGGCGCGCACTGGTGGTCCACCATGCGCCTGGCGGACCGTACGGCCCTGCACCGCACCGCCGTACACCTGGCGGCCGGCACGACGCCGACCATGCGCGAGCTGCTGCTCGAGCTGAAGATCCCGCGCACCTACCTGCTGCCCGCGGCCGACGGGGCCCTCGCCGGGGCCGAGGCCCTGGAGGCCGCCGGGGTGTCCGTGGTCCCCGTTCCGGACTGCGGGCACAACATCATGCTCGACAACCCGGAGGCGTTCGCCCGGGCCACCGCCGCCGCACTCGAACGCGAGAACTAGCCGCGGCTGCGTGCGTGGGGCGCCGCCGGGGAGCCGTCCTGCGTCTTCGCCCCCGGCGAAGGGGTCCCGTCGGTCCAGGCGTAGACCCGCTTGCCGCGCACCGCTACCTGGTACTGGTAGAAGTCCCGGCACTCGGGCCGCTCCTCGGACCGGGTGCCGTGCGGCCACCACTTGGCGCTCAGCTTCCGCCCGCCCTGGTCGTTCGGCGTGCCCGCGGCGCACTGCGGGCCGTCCAGCGGGGTCGCTCCGAGCGTGAAGCGGATCAGCCTGGCCTCGCCGGTGCTGTGCACGCGTATGCGTATGTCGGTGGCGTCCTTGGGCACCCAGGACGGCAGCGCGAAGGCCTTCCCGTCGCGGGTGGGCGCATCGGCGGCGGTCGCGAAGTGCTTGCTCTTCTCCTTGAAGACCTGGTCGTTGATGGAGTCGGTCAACGGGTTGGGCGGGAGGTTGGGCAGCGCGAAGGCGGCGGTGGCGACGACTCCCACGGTGGCGGCGGCGATGACGAGGGGACGGCGGTTCATGTGATCCAGTCTCGGCCCTGGCGCTCCCGTGCGCGTCCCTCCCCAGGACGAACCCGATGTCTGCCGGAAGTCTGATACCGCGTCCTACCTGAGAGCTGCCCCGGTCAGCCCGGGAGCCTTCACTGACCCC
This genomic interval carries:
- a CDS encoding 4'-phosphopantetheinyl transferase superfamily protein, coding for MSTYVNRLGEDPQRTGEVPTGTAVTVWSLDTTLDVVGGHRIDGATAILDASERDRAGRLLRAEDRRRYLASHVGLRVLLGGYLGLAPQDVVLVREDCPCCDGPHGRPAVAGGAVQFSLSHSDDLAYLAFAGVPVGIDVEATPSAEAVVDVLPSLHPAETAELSALPVAERPEALARLWARKEAYFKGTGTGLALGLADPYVGSGPDPAPVPGWQVTDLPSPPAYAAALALRT
- a CDS encoding alpha/beta fold hydrolase, yielding MRSAAVTPEDDRIRWVELPGEEPARVYVHGLGSTSPAYFAASAVHPLLAGRRSLLVDLLGHGHSDRPEGFPYTLEAHADTLAAALDAAGATGVELIAHSMGGAVAIVLAHRHPRLVSRLVLVDANLDPVPVVPRTAGSSGIASYTEEEFLAGGWAEVRDRVGAHWWSTMRLADRTALHRTAVHLAAGTTPTMRELLLELKIPRTYLLPAADGALAGAEALEAAGVSVVPVPDCGHNIMLDNPEAFARATAAALEREN